In Saprospiraceae bacterium, the sequence TGACCTTCAGTACTAATTCCGGACCGGATAAACTTGATCTGGAACGAAGGCACGCAGCAATCGTAAGTGTGGATAAAGCTGATATGCGGGTGCTTACGCCTGGATCAGGTATTGAATGGGCTCCTGTCGTTCTTCGTGGTCAAATAGTGGCTTGCCTCAGTGCCACCGCTCAAAGACCTCCAGTCCCCGCCCTGGTGCCGGTATCAGGTAGCAATACGCTTAAGCTGATAGGCACTGATTTAATTACAGATGATTATCCTTCGGGTCAATTGGTCACTCCACAACAGGTGATCTTTAAGTCTCTGGATGGAGTCGAAGTGCATGCGGATCTTTTTATGCCCTCAGGAGGCCCAGCCAAAAAAGCTGCAATAGTATACGTGCACGGTGGTCCACCCCGCCAAATGCTATTGGGATGGAACTATTCGGATTATTATTCTAATGCCTATGCCTCTAACCAATATCTCGCGAGTCTTGGCTATGTCGTATTATCTGTCAACTATAGATTGGGCATTGGATATGGATACGAATTCCATCAACCGGCAAAAGGTGGCATCAATGGTGCTGCAGAATACCAGGATATCAAAGCTGCCGGACTCTGGCTTCAAAAACAAAGCTATATCAACTCCGGCAAGATTGGAATATATGGCGGTTCATATGGTGGGTACCTCACTGCAATGGCTTTAGCCAGGGATTCCAAAATATTTGCCGCAGGAGTAGATATACATGGCGTACACGATTGGGGCGCTTCCAGAAATATCATGAACGCTTATTCCAATAAAACGGAAAAAGCTCCAGACTATGAAAAAGCGAAACAGGTAGCCTGGTTATCATCCCCTATCTCTTCCATGAAGACCTGGACCTCTCCTGTGCTTATCATCCACGCAGATGATGATCGCAATGTCCGGTTCAATCAAAGTACAGATCTCATCCAAAGGCTGGAGAAACAAGGTGTGCCTTACGAAACGATGATGATCGTAGACGATACCCATCATTGGTTGAAGTGGGAAAATTCGGTGAAAGTATATGGGGCGGTGGCGGATTTTTTTGAGAGGAAGTTGAAGTAGGAGGGATTTTAATGGCAAGGATCCCGTTGAATTAAAATAAATTTTTAAGCAAATGTGAAAAATTTTATCACTCATTAATAATCTGTTAATGCCTCCATTTATAAATAATCACTGAATACCTTTGGCGGCTGGATGATGAAAAACATCTTTTCTGCTATTAGTATTGTGTTGGCGATAATCGCCTCGGTTTCTTC encodes:
- a CDS encoding S9 family peptidase — encoded protein: MKKLLFLLLFGLNLSAQNKLTLTNFKNYPFPTELTAAANGSKIAWALDEQGRRNVYVAEGPDFIARKLTDFTQDDGQEITSLQISDDGSRVVFVRGGEHSGNWDEELPVNPTSELQPFKVKIASIPFAGGSVQYISEGDQPVLSPDNHSLAFIKSGQVWMAQLDSVNDAKNLFTTRGTVGSLDWSPDGSALLFVSDRGDHSIIGVYSVAQKSLKWIAPSFNQDDSPQWSPDGNKIVFVRMSGSGGAPDSMLVRRPKPWSIYIADLATGTASLLWQSTSTLRGSIPTTHGGFNLHWAAHDRIVFLSYQDGWPHLYSMNAQGGSPLLLTPGHFMCEHIALSADKKYLTFSTNSGPDKLDLERRHAAIVSVDKADMRVLTPGSGIEWAPVVLRGQIVACLSATAQRPPVPALVPVSGSNTLKLIGTDLITDDYPSGQLVTPQQVIFKSLDGVEVHADLFMPSGGPAKKAAIVYVHGGPPRQMLLGWNYSDYYSNAYASNQYLASLGYVVLSVNYRLGIGYGYEFHQPAKGGINGAAEYQDIKAAGLWLQKQSYINSGKIGIYGGSYGGYLTAMALARDSKIFAAGVDIHGVHDWGASRNIMNAYSNKTEKAPDYEKAKQVAWLSSPISSMKTWTSPVLIIHADDDRNVRFNQSTDLIQRLEKQGVPYETMMIVDDTHHWLKWENSVKVYGAVADFFERKLK